Proteins encoded by one window of Geobacter sp. DSM 9736:
- a CDS encoding PAS domain S-box protein: protein MDLDEYEELKTRKRYGDALNDINALIHSTTDIDTIMERVVVEVARAVGAESAVIYVPNDDVWNTRYVYGLPMEMAGRDLTAEEIRYSVIAAVEGKTLVIDDPLHDDRVDPAIIERYGITAILDIPLTAAGELIGDFSLHYHTAGRTFGEAEVDFAVKAASSIILALENAILFNERREAAKALGETGEKLEFALEAAGIGAWEVDLRTGKGWCSSQHHRIFGYPEPPQEWTSERFLRHVLPEDRERVESNIRSIVRTGADLKDVCRIRRADGEVRLIEAKIIALHDGSGNVSGLRGVVQDVTALKQTEERVIESLDRIMILLSVSSSVLNETTIEGILDRAVHGALLLTGAEMAASGHGFDEGRITVGARSDDADLPPCPESPFIIDRGGVYLDLIEGSPKIRLTQEELTRHPAWWGLPEGHPPLRGLLGARLAGFDGKPNGMILVSHKRQGDFTDEDEALLSQLGLLTSLGIRHIEARAAAEARANELEAVKKRLEIILQNTPAFVYLMDEENRFLHVNRRYEEAVGFSSDELRGRSIFDFFPNEYAATLAANNRQILETCAAAEFEEAIPHDDGIHLYSSVKSPLFDNTGRCHAVIGISTDITSRKRAEAALRESEELFRDVFAHAPVGMAICDPGGRFLYVNGAYCGIVGYDREEILGGGLGFQQLTHPEDVGTNVELFQRLVAGELPYFFLEKRNIRKDGSSVWVRISVTVRRDAEERPFQAIALVEDIHDRKMAEHELNRTLEELARSNRELEQFAYVASHDLQEPLRMISGYLVLLERKYRGRLDEKADSYIHFAVDGAQRMQKLIEALLSWSRITTRGAELEPVNMGGALADAVANLAAVIGETGAEMKADPLPTVTGDATLLIQLFQNLIGNALKYTKPGVPPRVHVSAHRDGNEWVFFVRDNGIGIQHQHFDRIFQIFQRLHTREEYPGTGIGLAACKKIVERHHGRIWVESTPGDGSTFFFTLPAA from the coding sequence ATGGATCTGGACGAGTACGAAGAGCTGAAGACGCGGAAGCGATACGGCGACGCGCTGAATGACATCAATGCCCTCATCCACTCCACCACCGATATCGATACTATAATGGAGCGGGTGGTAGTGGAAGTTGCGCGGGCGGTAGGCGCGGAATCGGCCGTCATCTACGTTCCGAATGACGACGTCTGGAACACGCGCTACGTTTACGGCCTTCCCATGGAGATGGCGGGAAGGGACCTGACGGCCGAAGAGATCCGGTATTCGGTCATAGCGGCAGTGGAGGGTAAGACACTGGTGATAGACGACCCGCTCCACGATGATCGTGTCGATCCCGCGATCATCGAAAGGTACGGGATCACAGCCATCCTGGATATCCCGCTGACGGCTGCAGGAGAACTCATAGGAGATTTTTCTCTCCATTACCACACCGCAGGACGTACCTTCGGAGAGGCTGAAGTCGATTTCGCCGTCAAGGCGGCTTCGTCGATCATTCTTGCCCTTGAGAACGCCATACTCTTCAATGAACGCAGGGAGGCGGCGAAAGCTCTCGGGGAAACTGGAGAGAAGCTGGAGTTCGCTCTCGAGGCAGCCGGAATCGGTGCGTGGGAAGTGGACCTGAGAACCGGGAAGGGCTGGTGCTCATCCCAGCACCACCGTATATTCGGCTACCCCGAACCACCCCAAGAATGGACCTCCGAAAGATTCCTCCGTCACGTGCTGCCTGAGGACCGGGAGCGGGTGGAGAGCAACATACGCAGCATCGTCCGGACAGGTGCCGACCTGAAAGATGTGTGCCGGATCAGAAGGGCGGACGGTGAGGTACGCCTGATCGAAGCGAAGATCATTGCCCTGCATGACGGCTCGGGCAACGTCAGCGGACTGAGGGGGGTCGTGCAGGATGTGACGGCGCTCAAGCAGACTGAAGAAAGGGTCATCGAATCACTCGACCGCATCATGATCCTCCTCAGCGTTTCATCGAGCGTTCTCAACGAGACGACCATTGAAGGCATCCTCGACCGTGCCGTCCACGGCGCCCTCCTCCTCACCGGAGCGGAAATGGCCGCATCAGGGCATGGATTCGACGAAGGGCGGATCACCGTCGGCGCACGCTCCGATGATGCTGACCTACCCCCATGCCCCGAAAGCCCCTTCATCATCGATCGTGGCGGTGTCTACCTCGACCTCATCGAAGGGTCTCCGAAGATCAGGTTGACCCAGGAGGAGTTGACGCGCCACCCGGCATGGTGGGGACTTCCCGAGGGGCATCCGCCGCTCAGAGGGCTTCTGGGTGCTCGGCTGGCGGGCTTCGACGGGAAGCCGAACGGGATGATACTCGTCTCCCACAAGCGGCAGGGGGATTTCACCGATGAGGACGAGGCGCTCCTCTCCCAGCTCGGCCTCCTGACATCCCTCGGCATCAGGCACATAGAGGCGAGAGCTGCCGCCGAAGCGAGGGCGAACGAGCTGGAAGCGGTAAAGAAGCGCCTGGAAATCATCCTGCAGAACACCCCTGCCTTCGTCTACCTCATGGATGAAGAAAACAGGTTCCTGCACGTGAACCGCAGGTACGAAGAGGCGGTGGGCTTCAGTTCCGACGAGCTTAGAGGGAGGTCCATATTCGATTTCTTCCCGAACGAATACGCCGCAACTTTGGCCGCCAACAACAGGCAGATTCTGGAAACCTGTGCTGCCGCGGAATTCGAAGAGGCTATACCTCATGATGACGGCATCCACCTCTACAGCTCGGTCAAGTCCCCCCTCTTCGACAACACAGGACGCTGCCACGCCGTCATCGGCATCTCCACCGACATTACCTCCCGGAAACGGGCCGAAGCGGCACTGCGGGAAAGCGAAGAGCTCTTCCGAGACGTATTCGCCCACGCACCCGTAGGCATGGCGATCTGCGACCCCGGGGGCCGGTTCCTCTACGTAAACGGGGCCTACTGCGGGATAGTAGGATACGACAGAGAAGAAATATTAGGGGGAGGGCTCGGCTTCCAGCAGCTCACCCACCCGGAGGATGTCGGCACGAACGTCGAACTGTTCCAGCGCCTTGTGGCGGGAGAACTTCCCTACTTCTTCCTGGAAAAGAGGAATATCCGCAAGGACGGAAGCTCCGTGTGGGTGAGGATCAGCGTGACCGTGCGGCGGGATGCCGAGGAGCGGCCGTTTCAGGCCATCGCCCTCGTGGAGGACATTCATGACCGGAAGATGGCGGAGCATGAACTCAATCGGACCCTTGAAGAGCTGGCGCGGTCGAACCGGGAACTTGAGCAGTTCGCCTACGTGGCATCCCACGACCTGCAGGAGCCCCTGCGGATGATCTCCGGGTACCTGGTTCTCCTGGAAAGAAAGTACCGAGGCAGGCTCGACGAGAAGGCGGACTCGTACATCCACTTCGCGGTGGATGGGGCTCAAAGGATGCAGAAGCTCATTGAAGCCCTACTCTCCTGGTCACGCATCACCACCCGGGGAGCCGAGCTCGAACCTGTAAACATGGGGGGGGCATTGGCCGACGCAGTGGCCAATCTGGCGGCGGTCATCGGCGAAACCGGTGCAGAGATGAAGGCCGACCCTCTTCCGACAGTAACGGGAGACGCTACCCTCCTTATCCAGCTCTTCCAGAACCTGATCGGCAACGCCCTGAAGTACACAAAACCCGGAGTGCCGCCGCGCGTGCATGTATCGGCACACAGGGATGGGAACGAGTGGGTGTTCTTCGTGCGCGACAACGGCATCGGTATCCAGCACCAGCATTTCGACCGGATTTTCCAGATATTCCAGCGACTCCACACCCGGGAGGAGTATCCCGGCACCGGCATCGGACTCGCCGCCTGCAAGAAGATCGTGGAGCGCCACCATGGGCGGATCTGGGTCGAATCAACGCCCGGAGACGGATCGACATTCTTCTTCACCCTCCCGGCAGCATGA
- a CDS encoding ATP-binding protein, whose product MTGPESPASSDAVGTDRLRRLIPSGIRARLFLLIALVLLPLALLMTWVYHERYQTRRSLAFQTEVEVAEGVAMTFSNFVNGLRRQNYSLGQAIIRLSPPVTQNAVRLLALTAQNYPSVRNFSWTNTDGLVIASSDSALAGRDLSSRPYFRQLMHGSPWSIGDVTATGTSSTAPIFAIATAIRDEKGALRGMVVAGIEPERLGELALTQQRLTGGAYAIFDRQGTLVFRSTSPSLSWETRRRWSEQDAVLQRTLETGKPHIGITQVITGGSWVSARVPIPAIGWVAGAGTPSKAAFAPVNDALRREILLGLAVFAFAFLLAAVAARTISVPLLRLERDTHNGEKERIAASDLLAPKEVSRVRRAVYEMMAEIGEAEKRFRLALGNIPDSIVIYDSDLRIRYVNPNMTAYTGLPESHFIGRKGSEIWPAFYELWHDGLVDVLESGRVRKMELDLPFQNGMRNFIVTFVPLFDPGNEVTEIMGIGHEYTERKQAETELKRAMEELVQTNRELEQFAFVASHDLQEPLRMVASYVQLLEKRYRDRLDERGVLYIDYAVEGATRMKSLIEDLLAFSRIARGEEFGPVDLNEVFEETTGYLGETIRQSGGEVTRGDLPIVTGDRTQLLQLFRNLLSNSLKYRRPEAPPSIRVEAQLQGNEWVFSVADNGIGIEPAYFERIFHIFQRLHARHLYPGTGIGLATCRKIVERHRGRIWVESTPGEGSTFFFTLPA is encoded by the coding sequence ATGACAGGGCCGGAATCGCCTGCGTCATCAGATGCGGTGGGGACGGACCGCCTCCGGCGGCTCATTCCGTCGGGCATACGTGCGCGCCTTTTCCTCCTGATCGCCCTGGTGCTTCTCCCCCTTGCGCTCCTCATGACCTGGGTCTACCACGAACGGTACCAGACGCGCCGCTCTCTCGCCTTCCAGACCGAAGTGGAAGTAGCCGAGGGGGTCGCCATGACCTTCTCTAATTTTGTGAACGGCCTCCGGCGGCAAAACTACTCCCTCGGCCAGGCGATCATCAGGCTCTCCCCTCCTGTAACTCAGAATGCCGTGCGCCTGCTGGCGCTCACCGCACAAAATTATCCTTCGGTCCGCAACTTCAGCTGGACGAATACCGACGGCCTCGTCATAGCCTCCAGTGATTCCGCCCTGGCAGGAAGGGACCTTTCCTCCCGCCCCTATTTCCGGCAGCTCATGCACGGCAGCCCCTGGTCCATCGGCGACGTAACCGCCACCGGGACCTCCTCGACCGCACCCATCTTCGCCATCGCAACGGCCATCCGGGACGAGAAGGGTGCATTGCGCGGAATGGTGGTAGCGGGTATCGAGCCGGAAAGGCTCGGGGAACTGGCCCTCACCCAGCAGCGGCTTACCGGTGGCGCCTACGCCATATTCGACCGCCAGGGGACCCTCGTCTTCCGGAGCACCAGTCCCTCCCTCTCATGGGAAACCAGGAGGCGGTGGTCAGAGCAGGACGCCGTTCTGCAAAGGACGCTGGAGACGGGAAAACCCCATATCGGCATAACCCAGGTCATAACCGGCGGAAGCTGGGTATCGGCCCGTGTGCCCATCCCGGCCATCGGGTGGGTAGCTGGAGCCGGGACACCGTCGAAAGCCGCTTTCGCTCCCGTGAACGACGCCCTTCGCCGGGAAATACTCCTCGGCCTCGCGGTATTCGCCTTCGCCTTCCTCCTGGCCGCCGTCGCTGCCCGCACCATCTCGGTTCCGCTTCTCCGGCTGGAGCGTGATACCCATAACGGGGAAAAAGAACGTATTGCCGCCTCCGACCTCCTCGCCCCCAAGGAGGTCAGCAGGGTTCGCCGTGCGGTCTACGAGATGATGGCGGAGATCGGCGAGGCGGAAAAGAGGTTCCGGCTCGCCCTCGGCAACATACCCGATTCCATCGTCATTTACGACAGCGACCTGCGGATCAGGTACGTCAATCCCAACATGACCGCCTACACGGGACTTCCGGAATCGCACTTCATAGGCCGCAAAGGGAGCGAAATCTGGCCCGCCTTTTACGAGCTGTGGCACGATGGCCTCGTCGATGTCCTGGAGTCGGGAAGGGTCCGAAAAATGGAGCTCGACCTCCCCTTCCAGAACGGAATGCGCAATTTCATAGTGACCTTCGTCCCGCTCTTCGATCCGGGGAACGAGGTAACCGAGATAATGGGAATCGGCCACGAGTACACCGAGCGTAAGCAGGCGGAAACCGAACTCAAGCGGGCCATGGAAGAACTGGTCCAGACCAACCGTGAACTGGAGCAGTTCGCCTTCGTCGCCTCCCACGACCTCCAGGAACCCCTTCGCATGGTGGCAAGCTACGTCCAGCTCCTCGAAAAGCGTTACCGCGACAGGCTCGACGAGCGGGGAGTGCTGTACATAGATTATGCCGTCGAGGGGGCCACGCGCATGAAAAGCCTCATCGAAGACCTGCTGGCATTTTCCCGGATAGCCCGGGGCGAAGAATTCGGACCGGTGGATCTCAATGAAGTTTTCGAAGAAACGACAGGATACCTGGGAGAGACGATCCGGCAATCGGGAGGAGAAGTGACCCGAGGGGACCTCCCCATAGTAACCGGAGACCGTACGCAGCTCCTTCAGCTCTTCCGCAACCTGCTGTCGAACTCGCTGAAATACCGGAGGCCTGAAGCCCCTCCCTCCATACGGGTCGAAGCACAGCTCCAGGGCAATGAATGGGTGTTTTCCGTGGCCGATAACGGCATCGGGATCGAGCCCGCCTATTTCGAACGGATCTTTCACATCTTCCAGCGCCTCCACGCAAGACATCTCTACCCCGGCACCGGCATAGGCCTCGCCACCTGCCGGAAAATCGTGGAGCGCCACCGGGGCAGAATCTGGGTGGAATCAACCCCCGGCGAAGGGAGCACTTTCTTCTTCACCCTGCCGGCGTGA
- the feoB gene encoding ferrous iron transport protein B, which translates to MSFFSNKEPRQASAADATAKARKVALVGNPNVGKSVLFNALTGSYVTVSNYPGTSVEVSRGSAVIGGEAFEVIDTPGMYSILPITEEERVAREILLNESPDLVIHVIDARNLERMLAMTLQLVEAELPVILVVNIMDEAERMGLLLDLPLLAEKLGIPVIGAATARKRGLAEIREAIAAGPPEKRASFGYSKRLENDINTISDELTGEYRLSRKALALLLLQRDEEVAAIVKREEKEHYPQVETRVKEKVFERRESFHLDLSMERKGIVRALMEGVLNLPKNRPVTMGERLSRWAVRPLTGVPLLLIVLYYGLYKFVGSFGAGTLVDFLEGTIFEEYFNPWIINVVNGIVPWWYVQELLVGEYGIITLGLRYAVGIILPIVATFFLFFSILEDSGYFPRLALLVDRLFKKIGLTGRAVIPIVLGFGCDTMATMVTRTLETVRERILATILLALAIPCSAQLGVILALLSQAPGALLVWAGCLVLIFLVIGFIAARLMPGETPMFYMELPPMRLPQLSNILTKTYTRMQWYFMEILPLFILASVLLWLGKITDFFDTLVEWMSPVMGAIGLPREAAVAFIFGFFRRDYGAAGLYDLQTKGGLDARQLTVAAVTLTLFIPCVAQFLVMKRERGLAVATGIGLFVSVLAFGSGWLLNQVLLATNIL; encoded by the coding sequence ATGTCGTTCTTCTCCAATAAAGAACCCCGCCAGGCTTCTGCGGCCGATGCCACGGCCAAAGCCAGGAAAGTCGCGCTCGTCGGGAACCCCAATGTGGGCAAGAGCGTTCTCTTCAATGCCCTGACTGGTTCGTACGTTACCGTATCCAACTACCCCGGGACATCCGTAGAGGTCTCCAGAGGTTCGGCCGTCATAGGGGGGGAGGCATTCGAGGTCATCGATACCCCCGGCATGTACTCGATTCTTCCCATCACCGAGGAGGAGCGGGTCGCCCGCGAGATATTGCTGAATGAATCCCCCGATCTTGTGATCCATGTCATAGATGCGCGGAACCTGGAGCGGATGCTCGCCATGACGCTGCAGCTCGTGGAAGCGGAGCTGCCGGTGATCCTCGTAGTCAACATAATGGACGAGGCGGAGCGGATGGGGCTTCTCCTTGACCTTCCTCTACTGGCGGAGAAGCTCGGAATTCCGGTCATCGGCGCCGCCACTGCTAGAAAGCGCGGTCTTGCCGAAATACGTGAGGCCATTGCCGCGGGACCACCCGAGAAACGGGCATCTTTCGGCTACAGCAAGCGGCTCGAAAACGATATCAATACAATATCCGACGAACTCACCGGCGAATACCGGCTGTCGCGCAAGGCGCTGGCGCTGCTTCTCCTCCAGCGTGACGAGGAAGTTGCGGCCATCGTGAAGCGTGAGGAAAAGGAGCATTACCCGCAGGTCGAGACCAGGGTGAAGGAGAAGGTATTCGAGCGGCGCGAGTCATTTCATCTCGACCTTTCCATGGAGCGGAAGGGGATCGTCCGTGCGCTTATGGAGGGGGTTCTCAATCTGCCGAAGAACCGTCCCGTAACGATGGGTGAGCGGCTGTCGCGCTGGGCCGTCCGCCCCCTTACCGGCGTTCCCCTGCTCCTGATCGTCCTCTACTACGGCCTCTACAAGTTCGTCGGCTCCTTCGGCGCCGGGACCCTTGTGGATTTTCTGGAAGGGACCATCTTCGAGGAGTATTTCAACCCTTGGATCATTAATGTAGTCAACGGCATTGTGCCGTGGTGGTATGTACAGGAGCTGCTGGTGGGTGAGTACGGCATCATCACCCTCGGGCTCCGCTACGCGGTGGGAATCATTCTTCCCATTGTCGCCACTTTTTTCCTCTTCTTCTCCATCCTTGAAGACAGCGGCTATTTCCCCAGGCTGGCCCTTCTCGTGGACCGGCTCTTCAAGAAGATAGGCCTCACCGGCCGCGCCGTCATTCCCATAGTACTAGGCTTCGGGTGCGATACCATGGCGACGATGGTAACGCGGACCCTTGAGACGGTGCGGGAGCGCATACTGGCAACGATTCTGCTCGCACTGGCCATTCCCTGCTCGGCGCAGCTCGGCGTGATCCTTGCGCTCCTCTCCCAGGCTCCGGGCGCGCTCCTCGTATGGGCAGGCTGCCTCGTCCTCATCTTCCTGGTGATCGGCTTCATCGCTGCCCGCCTCATGCCGGGAGAGACGCCCATGTTCTACATGGAGCTTCCCCCCATGCGGCTTCCCCAGCTGTCGAACATACTCACGAAGACCTACACCAGGATGCAGTGGTACTTCATGGAGATTCTTCCCCTCTTCATACTGGCTTCCGTCCTCCTCTGGCTCGGCAAGATCACCGACTTCTTCGATACCCTCGTCGAGTGGATGAGCCCGGTAATGGGAGCTATCGGCCTTCCCCGCGAAGCAGCAGTGGCATTCATCTTCGGGTTCTTCCGGCGCGACTACGGCGCGGCGGGTCTGTACGATCTTCAGACCAAGGGAGGGCTCGACGCGCGCCAGCTGACGGTGGCTGCTGTCACGCTCACGCTCTTCATCCCCTGCGTCGCACAGTTCCTCGTTATGAAGCGGGAGCGAGGGCTGGCCGTCGCGACCGGGATAGGCCTTTTCGTGAGCGTTCTCGCCTTCGGCAGCGGCTGGCTCCTGAATCAGGTGCTCCTCGCGACGAACATTCTGTAA
- a CDS encoding Fur family transcriptional regulator: protein MKRVKKKAFQEFMTQKGLKSTRQRDIILDAFLSSERHLSIEELYLKLRAKHPSIGYATVYRTLKLFAESGIAREIQFGDGQTRYEHVAEGEHHDHLVCTRCGTIIEFENETIEKLQEEVASRHDFLIETHKMELYGVCAKCRK from the coding sequence GTGAAGCGAGTAAAGAAGAAAGCCTTTCAGGAGTTCATGACCCAGAAGGGGCTGAAGTCGACGCGACAGCGGGACATCATCCTCGACGCCTTCCTCTCCTCCGAGCGCCACCTCAGCATCGAAGAGCTCTACCTGAAGCTCCGTGCCAAGCACCCGAGCATCGGCTATGCTACCGTCTACCGCACCCTGAAGCTCTTCGCCGAGTCGGGCATAGCCAGAGAGATCCAGTTCGGTGACGGTCAGACCCGCTACGAGCACGTGGCAGAAGGGGAGCATCACGACCACCTGGTGTGCACCCGCTGCGGCACGATCATCGAGTTTGAAAACGAGACGATCGAGAAGCTGCAGGAGGAAGTGGCAAGCCGTCACGATTTCCTGATTGAAACACACAAGATGGAGCTGTACGGAGTCTGCGCAAAGTGCCGCAAATAA
- a CDS encoding DUF2959 family protein — protein sequence MKRRILGAILTMTLFGTVTLLGGCATMRGGQPMAKAPTDTLQKAQTDMKQAVVQVDATTASLETLIKPDQVALQKAFDEYKDNVDKMESVANKINKNDTELRNEGREYFSELQQKEMNYTDPKLREASSERRTDMNQVYSKVPQASSNVKDSLTPYLAQLKQIQTYLTSDLTPKGIEAMRPVAQKAIQDGQALKQAAEPAISAMDRAITALTPGSTGAAAGGRQE from the coding sequence ATGAAACGAAGAATCCTCGGAGCCATCCTCACAATGACCCTTTTCGGCACAGTCACGCTGCTCGGCGGATGCGCCACAATGAGAGGTGGACAGCCAATGGCCAAAGCCCCGACCGACACCCTGCAGAAGGCGCAGACCGACATGAAGCAGGCTGTCGTCCAGGTAGATGCCACTACGGCATCCCTCGAAACTCTGATCAAACCCGATCAGGTTGCATTGCAGAAGGCATTCGATGAGTACAAGGATAATGTGGACAAGATGGAGAGCGTTGCGAACAAGATCAACAAAAACGACACGGAACTGCGAAATGAGGGAAGGGAGTATTTTTCAGAGCTACAGCAGAAAGAAATGAACTATACGGATCCGAAACTCCGTGAAGCAAGCAGTGAGCGCAGGACCGATATGAACCAGGTGTACAGTAAAGTTCCGCAGGCGAGCTCCAACGTCAAAGATTCGCTCACACCTTACCTGGCCCAACTCAAGCAGATCCAGACATATCTTACCTCCGATCTGACGCCGAAAGGGATAGAAGCAATGAGGCCGGTGGCGCAGAAAGCAATCCAGGACGGGCAGGCCCTCAAGCAAGCTGCCGAACCTGCTATTTCAGCCATGGACCGCGCCATAACCGCCCTCACCCCCGGAAGCACAGGAGCGGCAGCAGGGGGCAGGCAGGAGTAG
- a CDS encoding PAS domain S-box protein, whose amino-acid sequence MKDIPQICQAIFYHSPAAIYLKDSEGRYISVNRCFEELFELSRHAIIGKTDFDLLPATEAETVRREDEQARQEAGRGVSAEEVLTIGGRQHIFLTDKFALRDEEGTVVLCGISREITEMKQREHELENAQERYALVSRATTDVIWDWDVASNEVQWNDAVEKAFGCTPDELGGAFSGWAERIHPQEREEILAGIEAAITGKADTWGAEYRFRRKDGSYGTFYDRGIIARDEGGRAVRMIGSMLDLTERHAVEEALRQSEAQFRQLTEALPQLVWITRPDGYHEYFNSKWHEFTGLLPVETQGELWSLLLHPDDYRRTLERWHHSLETGEPYEIEYRFKGANGAYHWFLGRALPLRDREGNIIRWFGTCTDIDPQKQAEEKLQTALDELSRSNRELEQFAYVASHDLQEPLRAVARYVELLALRYTDRLDEQANTYIRFAADGAKQIHSLIGDLLTFTRIGEKNRERELVAMERVVRQGALNVRQELEDTGGALDVDQLPAVWGNEYLLVQLVQNLLSNALKFRKPGTAPVVRVGAREQEEMWEFFVRDNGIGIEPRFFDRIFHIFQRLHTRQRYQGTGMGLAICKKIVEHHGGSIRVESAPGEGATFFFTLPKGVGISRERKGEVGHE is encoded by the coding sequence ATGAAAGACATTCCACAGATCTGCCAGGCAATCTTCTATCATTCTCCCGCCGCCATCTATCTGAAAGATTCGGAAGGCCGCTACATCTCCGTCAACCGCTGCTTCGAGGAACTCTTCGAGCTCTCACGCCACGCCATTATAGGCAAAACCGACTTCGATCTGCTTCCTGCGACAGAAGCTGAAACTGTACGCAGGGAGGACGAGCAGGCACGACAGGAAGCCGGCAGGGGGGTCTCAGCCGAGGAAGTGCTGACCATCGGCGGCCGGCAGCACATCTTCCTCACCGACAAATTCGCACTGCGTGACGAGGAGGGAACGGTGGTCCTGTGCGGAATCTCGCGTGAAATCACGGAGATGAAGCAGCGCGAGCATGAGCTGGAAAATGCCCAGGAACGGTACGCCCTGGTGAGCCGTGCGACAACCGACGTCATATGGGACTGGGACGTGGCATCCAACGAGGTCCAGTGGAACGACGCGGTAGAGAAGGCCTTCGGCTGCACCCCCGATGAGTTGGGGGGCGCCTTTTCCGGCTGGGCCGAGCGGATACACCCCCAGGAACGTGAAGAGATACTTGCAGGGATTGAAGCCGCCATTACCGGCAAGGCCGACACATGGGGTGCCGAGTACCGCTTCCGTCGCAAGGACGGCTCCTACGGTACCTTCTACGACAGGGGGATCATCGCTCGTGACGAGGGGGGAAGAGCAGTCCGGATGATCGGCTCCATGCTCGACCTGACAGAGCGGCATGCCGTGGAGGAAGCGCTGCGCCAGAGCGAGGCGCAGTTCCGGCAACTTACGGAGGCGTTGCCGCAACTGGTCTGGATTACCCGTCCCGACGGCTATCATGAATACTTCAACAGCAAGTGGCACGAATTCACGGGCCTCCTTCCGGTGGAGACGCAGGGGGAACTCTGGTCGCTGCTCCTGCATCCCGACGACTACCGGAGGACCCTTGAACGCTGGCACCACAGTCTCGAAACGGGAGAACCGTACGAGATAGAGTACCGTTTCAAGGGGGCCAACGGCGCTTATCACTGGTTTCTCGGACGAGCGCTGCCGCTGCGGGACAGGGAGGGGAATATCATCCGCTGGTTCGGCACCTGCACCGACATAGATCCTCAAAAGCAGGCGGAAGAAAAGCTTCAGACGGCGCTGGATGAACTTTCCCGTTCCAACCGGGAGCTGGAGCAGTTCGCCTACGTAGCCTCCCACGATCTCCAGGAGCCCCTGCGGGCGGTGGCCAGGTACGTGGAGCTTCTGGCGCTGCGGTACACGGACCGGCTGGACGAGCAGGCCAACACCTACATACGCTTCGCCGCAGACGGAGCAAAGCAGATCCACTCCCTGATCGGCGACCTGCTGACCTTTACCCGGATAGGTGAAAAGAACAGGGAAAGGGAACTGGTTGCGATGGAGAGGGTGGTGCGCCAGGGGGCGCTGAACGTCCGGCAGGAGCTTGAAGATACCGGGGGGGCCCTCGACGTCGATCAGCTCCCGGCAGTCTGGGGAAACGAATATCTCCTCGTGCAGCTCGTCCAGAACCTGCTGTCCAACGCGCTGAAATTCAGGAAGCCCGGAACCGCCCCGGTGGTGCGGGTCGGCGCTCGCGAGCAGGAAGAAATGTGGGAATTTTTCGTCCGTGACAACGGCATCGGCATAGAGCCGCGGTTCTTCGACAGGATCTTTCACATCTTCCAGCGGCTCCACACCCGCCAGCGGTACCAGGGGACGGGGATGGGGCTCGCCATCTGCAAGAAGATCGTCGAGCATCATGGGGGAAGCATCCGGGTCGAATCGGCCCCGGGTGAAGGAGCCACCTTCTTCTTCACACTTCCCAAAGGAGTGGGAATCAGCCGGGAGAGAAAAGGAGAAGTCGGACATGAATAG
- a CDS encoding response regulator — MASILLIDDDPQIREALAGCMSLDGHQVHLAENGRAGLEIIRTVAVDVVITDIIMPEQDGFEVIMSLGARLQPPKIIAITGGSAYLDHEMLLKIASNMKVNKVLQKPVRFEEISKAIAEVLGG; from the coding sequence ATGGCATCAATTCTGCTCATCGATGATGATCCCCAGATACGGGAGGCGCTGGCCGGCTGCATGTCCCTTGACGGGCATCAGGTTCATCTCGCGGAGAACGGACGCGCGGGGCTGGAGATCATCCGCACGGTCGCAGTGGATGTGGTTATCACCGACATAATCATGCCGGAGCAGGACGGTTTCGAGGTGATAATGTCACTCGGAGCCCGGCTTCAGCCTCCCAAGATAATCGCGATAACAGGGGGGTCCGCCTACCTGGACCACGAGATGCTGCTTAAGATCGCCAGCAACATGAAAGTGAACAAGGTTCTGCAGAAGCCGGTGCGATTCGAGGAGATTTCGAAGGCGATAGCGGAAGTTCTGGGCGGGTAA